From one Oceanibaculum indicum P24 genomic stretch:
- a CDS encoding SH3 domain-containing protein: MPRRILLPALACLAMLVALLPALVQAQQSPSGLPIPRFVSLRSGEVNIRTGPGVRYPIDWVFLRKDMPVEIVAEFDTWRRIRDVEGTEGWVHQSLLSGKRTIVFTAPLASLRREPTESAPLVAKVEPGVIGELQECRPAWCRVKAAGLTGWVQPIETWGVYPDEWMR; encoded by the coding sequence TTGCCCCGCCGAATCCTCCTGCCTGCGCTGGCCTGCCTTGCGATGCTGGTGGCGCTGCTGCCGGCGCTGGTCCAGGCACAGCAGAGCCCTTCCGGCCTGCCGATCCCGCGCTTCGTCTCGCTGCGCTCCGGCGAGGTGAACATCCGCACCGGCCCCGGCGTGCGCTACCCCATCGACTGGGTGTTCCTGCGCAAGGACATGCCGGTGGAGATCGTCGCCGAATTCGATACCTGGCGGCGCATCCGCGATGTCGAGGGCACCGAGGGCTGGGTGCATCAGAGCCTTTTGTCGGGCAAGCGCACCATCGTCTTCACCGCGCCGCTCGCCAGTTTGCGGCGCGAGCCGACGGAAAGCGCGCCGCTGGTGGCAAAGGTGGAACCCGGCGTGATCGGCGAGCTGCAGGAATGTCGCCCCGCCTGGTGCCGGGTCAAGGCGGCGGGCCTCACCGGCTGGGTGCAGCCGATCGAGACCTGGGGCGTCTATCCCGACGAATGGATGCGCTAG
- a CDS encoding 2-hydroxyacid dehydrogenase, whose protein sequence is MPNSAKKPTIVVTRKLPDAVETRMMELFDARLNLDDRPMTPAELIEAVKVADVLVPTVTDRVDARILAQAGPQLRLIASFGTGVDHIDLATARQKGITVTNTPGVLTEDTADMTMALVLAVSRRLTEGERLVRSGTWEGWGPTLMLGHRIGGKRLGIIGMGRIGQAVAKRARGFGLSIHYHNRRRVHPDIEAELEATYWESLDQMLARMDVISINCPHTPATYHLLSARRLKLLRPTSIVVNTSRGEVIDENALARALAGREIAGAGLDVFEHEPAINPKLLELDNVVLMPHMGSATIEGRIDMGEKVIINIKTFIDGHTPPDRVLEQMF, encoded by the coding sequence ATGCCGAACAGCGCCAAGAAACCGACCATCGTGGTCACCCGCAAGCTGCCGGACGCGGTCGAGACCCGCATGATGGAGCTGTTCGACGCGCGCCTGAACCTCGACGACCGGCCGATGACCCCGGCGGAGCTGATTGAGGCGGTGAAGGTGGCCGATGTGCTGGTGCCGACCGTTACCGACCGCGTGGATGCCCGCATCCTGGCGCAGGCCGGCCCGCAGCTGCGGCTCATCGCCTCCTTCGGTACCGGCGTCGATCACATCGACCTGGCGACCGCGCGGCAGAAGGGCATCACCGTCACCAACACGCCGGGCGTGCTGACCGAAGACACCGCCGATATGACGATGGCGCTGGTGCTTGCCGTGTCGCGCCGGCTGACCGAGGGCGAGCGGCTTGTGCGCTCCGGCACCTGGGAAGGCTGGGGTCCGACGCTGATGCTGGGCCACCGCATCGGCGGCAAGCGGCTGGGCATCATCGGCATGGGACGGATCGGCCAGGCGGTGGCGAAGCGCGCGCGGGGCTTCGGCCTGTCGATCCACTACCACAACCGGCGGCGCGTCCATCCCGACATCGAGGCAGAGCTGGAGGCCACATACTGGGAGAGCCTGGACCAGATGCTGGCTCGCATGGATGTGATCTCGATCAACTGCCCGCACACGCCGGCGACCTATCACCTGCTCTCCGCCCGGCGGCTGAAACTGCTGCGCCCGACCAGCATCGTGGTGAACACCTCGCGCGGCGAGGTGATCGACGAGAATGCACTGGCACGCGCACTGGCCGGGCGCGAGATCGCCGGCGCCGGCCTAGATGTCTTCGAGCACGAGCCGGCAATCAACCCGAAGCTGTTGGAACTCGACAATGTGGTGCTGATGCCGCATATGGGCTCGGCCACCATCGAGGGCCGCATCGATATGGGCGAGAAGGTCATCATCAACATCAAGACCTTCATCGACGGCCACACCCCGCCCGACCGCGTGCTGGAGCAGATGTTCTAA
- a CDS encoding DMT family transporter produces the protein MRPTVPAPLMGPTEWLLLIVLSVLWGGSFLFAKIAVTHVPPLVVVWLRVCIAAAILLALLPAFGVRLPRDGRFWREVAVMGMLNNVAPFALIFWGQQEIGASLAGILNATTPFFTVLLAHLLTRDERITGAKLAGLLIGLAGVVAMIGPDALASLGGAGLGTTLAQLAIVGAAFSYGCANIFGRRFRDRPPMALACGQLSMSALILTPIILTFQAPWSLPVPPAEAIAAIVALAVASTALAYVIFFRILAKAGATNVALVTFLVPASAILLGALVLGERLAPMQMLGLAGILCGLAAIDGRLWRRITLRRPAGSP, from the coding sequence ATGCGTCCGACCGTGCCCGCCCCGCTGATGGGGCCAACGGAATGGCTGCTGCTGATCGTCCTGTCGGTGCTGTGGGGCGGCTCCTTCCTGTTCGCCAAGATCGCCGTCACCCATGTGCCGCCGCTGGTCGTGGTCTGGCTGCGCGTCTGCATTGCCGCCGCCATCCTGCTGGCGCTGCTGCCGGCCTTCGGCGTCCGGCTGCCGCGCGACGGGCGATTCTGGCGCGAGGTCGCGGTGATGGGGATGCTGAACAATGTCGCCCCCTTCGCGCTGATCTTCTGGGGCCAGCAGGAGATCGGCGCCAGCCTGGCCGGCATCCTGAACGCGACGACGCCCTTCTTCACCGTACTGCTGGCGCATCTGCTGACGCGGGACGAGCGCATCACCGGGGCGAAGCTGGCCGGGCTGCTGATAGGGCTTGCCGGTGTGGTGGCGATGATCGGGCCGGACGCGCTGGCCAGCCTCGGCGGGGCGGGGCTAGGCACGACGCTGGCGCAGCTTGCCATTGTCGGGGCCGCCTTCTCCTATGGCTGCGCCAATATCTTCGGCCGGCGCTTCCGCGATCGCCCGCCGATGGCGCTGGCCTGCGGGCAGCTTTCCATGTCGGCGCTGATCCTCACGCCAATTATCCTGACATTCCAGGCGCCCTGGAGCCTGCCGGTGCCGCCGGCCGAGGCCATCGCCGCCATCGTAGCACTGGCGGTTGCAAGCACGGCGCTCGCCTATGTGATCTTCTTCCGCATCCTGGCGAAGGCAGGCGCAACCAATGTCGCGCTGGTTACCTTCCTGGTGCCGGCGAGCGCCATCCTGCTGGGCGCGCTGGTACTGGGCGAACGGCTGGCGCCGATGCAGATGCTGGGCCTTGCCGGCATCCTGTGCGGGCTGGCCGCCATCGACGGGCGGCTGTGGCGCCGGATAACCCTCAGGCGACCTGCCGGATCTCCGTGA
- a CDS encoding HesA/MoeB/ThiF family protein: MELNDEQFHRYARHLILDEVGEEGQEKLLGARVLVIGAGGLGAPLLMYLAAAGVGTLGVVDYDEVELSNLQRQIIHGTADLGRLKVDSAIDTVRALNPGIDIIAHREKLTQDNVAALVAGYDIVADGSDNFDCRYLLNDACYFARKTLVSGALLRFEGQISVFKAHEAGCPCYRCLFPEKPPADLIPRCSQAGILGAVAGVIGTLQATEILKEILGLGDSLAGRLMLYDALSSRFQTVKIPKDPDCPLCGTAPSITEIRQVA, from the coding sequence ATGGAACTGAACGACGAGCAATTCCATCGCTATGCCCGCCATCTCATCCTCGACGAGGTCGGGGAGGAGGGGCAGGAGAAGCTGCTGGGGGCGCGGGTGCTGGTCATCGGCGCCGGCGGCCTCGGCGCGCCGCTGCTGATGTATCTGGCCGCCGCCGGTGTCGGCACGCTGGGCGTTGTCGATTATGACGAGGTCGAGCTGTCGAACCTGCAGCGCCAGATCATCCACGGCACCGCCGATCTGGGCCGGCTGAAGGTGGATAGCGCCATCGACACGGTGCGGGCGCTCAATCCAGGCATCGACATCATCGCCCACCGCGAGAAGCTGACGCAGGACAATGTGGCGGCGCTGGTCGCCGGCTACGACATCGTCGCCGACGGGTCAGACAATTTCGACTGCCGCTATTTGCTGAACGATGCCTGTTATTTCGCGCGCAAGACGCTCGTGTCCGGGGCGCTGCTGCGCTTTGAGGGGCAGATTTCCGTGTTCAAGGCGCATGAGGCGGGCTGCCCCTGCTATCGCTGCCTGTTCCCGGAAAAGCCGCCGGCCGACCTGATCCCGCGCTGTTCCCAGGCGGGTATCCTGGGGGCGGTGGCCGGTGTCATCGGCACGCTGCAGGCAACCGAAATCCTGAAGGAAATCCTTGGCCTCGGCGACAGTCTCGCCGGCCGGCTGATGCTCTATGACGCGCTGTCCAGCCGGTTCCAGACGGTGAAGATTCCCAAGGACCCGGACTGCCCGCTCTGCGGGACAGCCCCCAGCATCACGGAGATCCGGCAGGTCGCCTGA
- a CDS encoding enoyl-ACP reductase FabI gives MASIDKPLTDSAAPAADGAAPQLLMAGKRGLIMGVANDHSIAWGIARALAAHGAELAFTYQSDSFARRVGPLAESVGSDITLSCDVVSEASIDSAFDGLSKRWDRLDFVVHAIAYSDKTELKGRYLDTTRNNFRRTLDISCFSFTNIAKRAAPLMSEGGSLVTLSYLGAERVTPNYNVMGVAKAALEASVRYLAVDLGENNIRVNAISAGPMRTLAGSAISDARYVYRFTQTHSPLRRNVTLDEIGGAGLYLLSDLSAGVTGEVLYVDSGFNVTAIPQPGREQAPEEA, from the coding sequence ATGGCAAGCATCGACAAACCGCTGACCGATTCCGCCGCTCCGGCAGCGGACGGTGCCGCGCCGCAGCTGCTGATGGCCGGCAAGCGCGGGCTGATCATGGGCGTCGCCAACGATCATTCGATCGCCTGGGGCATTGCCAGGGCGCTGGCCGCGCATGGCGCGGAACTAGCCTTCACCTACCAGTCGGACTCCTTCGCCCGGCGGGTCGGTCCGCTGGCGGAATCCGTCGGCTCCGACATCACCCTGTCCTGTGACGTGGTGTCGGAAGCCAGCATCGATTCCGCCTTCGACGGGCTGTCGAAACGCTGGGACCGGCTGGATTTCGTGGTCCACGCCATCGCCTATTCCGACAAGACGGAGCTGAAGGGGCGCTATCTCGATACCACGCGCAACAATTTCCGCCGCACGCTGGATATCTCCTGCTTCTCCTTCACCAACATCGCCAAGCGCGCAGCCCCGCTGATGAGCGAGGGCGGCAGTCTGGTGACGCTGTCCTATCTGGGCGCGGAGCGGGTGACGCCGAACTACAATGTCATGGGCGTGGCCAAGGCGGCGCTGGAGGCGAGCGTGCGCTATCTCGCCGTCGATCTGGGCGAGAACAACATCCGGGTGAACGCGATCTCCGCCGGGCCGATGCGCACGCTGGCGGGCTCGGCGATCAGCGATGCCCGCTATGTGTACCGCTTCACCCAGACCCATTCGCCGCTGCGCCGCAACGTCACGCTGGACGAGATCGGCGGCGCCGGCCTCTATCTGCTGAGCGACCTGTCGGCGGGTGTGACCGGCGAGGTGCTGTATGTGGATTCCGGCTTCAACGTGACGGCGATACCGCAGCCCGGCCGGGAGCAGGCGCCGGAAGAGGCCTGA
- the fabB gene encoding beta-ketoacyl-ACP synthase I gives MRRVVVTGLGVISSIGNSADEVSSALRAGTSGIVPAEDYKEMGFRCQVHGSLKIDLEETIDRKLLRFMGPGAAYNYLAMEQAIADSGLEEKDVVNPRTGLIMGSGGPSTSNMMLAFDTAREKGPKRVGPYQVPRCMSSTNSACLSTFYQIKGVNYSISSACSTSAHCIGNAAELIQLGKQDIVFAGGGEELHWTMSVLFDAMGAMSSKYNDTPEKASRPYDAGRDGFVISGGGGVLVLEELEHAKARGAKIYAEVVGYGATSDGHDMVQPSGEGAVRCMQMALHGVEGKVDYVNTHGTATPVGDQRETDALRQVFAEDMPVIASTKSLTGHSLGAAGVHEAIYTLLMMRDGFIAASANIETIDEAFADLPIARTAMDKQIDLALSNSFGFGGTNAVLALRRYNG, from the coding sequence ATGCGTCGTGTTGTCGTTACCGGTCTCGGCGTCATCTCCTCCATCGGCAACAGCGCCGATGAGGTCTCCAGCGCGCTGCGCGCCGGCACATCGGGGATCGTCCCGGCCGAGGACTACAAGGAAATGGGGTTCCGCTGCCAGGTGCACGGTTCCCTGAAGATCGACCTGGAAGAGACGATTGACCGCAAGCTGCTCCGCTTCATGGGGCCGGGTGCGGCGTACAACTACCTCGCCATGGAACAGGCCATCGCCGATTCCGGGCTGGAGGAGAAGGACGTCGTCAATCCGCGCACCGGCCTGATCATGGGCTCGGGCGGGCCGTCCACCAGCAACATGATGCTGGCCTTCGACACGGCGCGCGAGAAGGGGCCGAAGCGGGTCGGCCCGTACCAGGTGCCGCGCTGCATGTCGAGCACCAACTCCGCCTGCCTGTCCACCTTCTACCAGATCAAGGGCGTGAACTATTCGATCAGCTCCGCCTGCTCGACCTCGGCGCATTGCATCGGCAATGCGGCGGAACTGATCCAGCTCGGCAAGCAGGACATCGTCTTCGCCGGCGGCGGCGAGGAGCTGCACTGGACCATGTCGGTGCTGTTCGACGCCATGGGCGCCATGTCCTCCAAGTACAATGATACGCCGGAAAAGGCGTCCCGGCCCTACGATGCCGGGCGCGACGGCTTCGTGATCTCCGGCGGCGGCGGCGTGCTGGTGTTGGAAGAGTTGGAGCATGCGAAGGCGCGCGGCGCCAAGATCTATGCCGAGGTGGTCGGCTATGGCGCCACCTCCGACGGCCATGACATGGTGCAGCCCTCGGGCGAGGGTGCGGTGCGCTGCATGCAGATGGCGCTGCACGGAGTCGAGGGGAAAGTCGATTACGTGAACACCCACGGCACCGCGACGCCGGTGGGCGACCAGCGCGAGACCGATGCGCTGCGCCAGGTGTTCGCCGAGGATATGCCCGTCATCGCCTCCACAAAGTCGCTGACCGGCCATTCCCTGGGGGCGGCCGGCGTGCATGAGGCGATCTACACGCTGCTGATGATGCGTGACGGGTTCATCGCCGCGTCCGCCAATATCGAGACCATCGACGAGGCGTTCGCCGACCTGCCCATCGCCCGCACGGCCATGGACAAGCAGATCGACCTCGCCCTTTCCAACAGTTTCGGCTTCGGCGGCACCAATGCTGTCCTGGCCCTTCGGCGCTATAACGGCTGA
- the fabA gene encoding bifunctional 3-hydroxydecanoyl-ACP dehydratase/trans-2-decenoyl-ACP isomerase, with amino-acid sequence MADRKQTYDYQDLLACAHGDLFGPGNAQLPLPPMLMFDRITEIREEGGEHGKGIVTAEFDINPDLWFFKCHFENDPVMPGCLGMDALWQLLGFFLGWGGSPGAGRALAVGEVKFMGQVLPTAKKVVYALDIKRVIRRKLVLGIADGRVICDGETIYEAKDIRVGLFQPETAPAAAMAAGS; translated from the coding sequence ATGGCCGACCGTAAGCAAACATACGATTATCAGGATCTGCTGGCCTGTGCGCATGGCGATCTGTTCGGACCCGGTAACGCGCAGCTGCCGCTGCCGCCCATGCTGATGTTCGACCGAATCACGGAAATCCGCGAGGAAGGCGGCGAGCACGGCAAGGGCATCGTGACCGCTGAATTCGACATCAATCCGGACCTCTGGTTCTTCAAATGCCATTTCGAGAATGACCCGGTGATGCCGGGCTGCCTCGGCATGGATGCGCTGTGGCAGCTGCTGGGCTTCTTCCTGGGCTGGGGCGGCTCGCCAGGCGCCGGGCGCGCGCTGGCCGTGGGCGAGGTGAAGTTCATGGGCCAGGTGCTGCCGACTGCGAAGAAGGTGGTCTATGCGCTGGACATCAAGCGCGTCATTCGCCGCAAGCTGGTGCTGGGCATCGCCGATGGCCGGGTGATCTGCGACGGCGAGACGATCTACGAGGCGAAGGACATCCGTGTCGGGCTGTTCCAGCCGGAAACCGCCCCGGCGGCGGCAATGGCGGCAGGGAGCTGA
- the irrA gene encoding iron response transcriptional regulator IrrA, producing the protein MDRLRTHTHNIERLKAAGLRPTRQRLALAQLLFGTGDRHVTAEQLHGEALEARVPVSLATVYNTLHQFTESGLLREVVVEASRSYFDTNTGRHHHFFVTDSGDLMDIPAGDIALGELPLPPEGTEIDSVEVIIRVRREPRAAG; encoded by the coding sequence ATGGACAGACTCCGTACCCACACCCACAACATCGAGCGGCTGAAGGCGGCCGGGCTGCGCCCGACCCGTCAGCGCCTGGCGCTGGCACAGCTGCTGTTCGGCACTGGCGACCGCCATGTGACCGCCGAACAGCTGCATGGCGAGGCGCTGGAAGCCAGGGTGCCGGTCTCGCTGGCCACGGTTTACAACACGCTGCACCAGTTCACCGAATCCGGGCTGCTGCGCGAAGTGGTGGTGGAGGCCAGCCGATCCTATTTCGACACCAACACCGGCAGGCACCATCATTTCTTCGTCACCGACAGCGGCGACCTGATGGACATCCCGGCCGGCGATATCGCGCTGGGCGAGCTGCCGCTGCCGCCCGAGGGTACGGAGATCGACAGCGTCGAGGTTATCATCCGCGTACGGCGCGAACCGCGGGCGGCCGGCTGA
- a CDS encoding rubrerythrin family protein → MANLKGSKTFDNLKEAFAGESQANRRYLYFAQKADVEGYNDVAAVFRSTAEGETGHAHGHLEFMESVGDPATGEPIGATDLNLKAAIAGETHEYTDMYPGMARTAREEGFDEIADWFETLAKAEKSHAGRFQKALDSLNS, encoded by the coding sequence ATGGCCAATCTGAAGGGTTCCAAGACCTTCGACAATCTGAAGGAAGCGTTCGCCGGCGAGAGCCAGGCGAACCGCCGCTACCTCTATTTCGCCCAGAAGGCCGACGTCGAGGGCTATAACGACGTTGCCGCCGTGTTCCGCTCGACCGCCGAGGGCGAGACCGGCCACGCGCACGGCCATCTGGAGTTCATGGAAAGCGTCGGCGACCCGGCCACCGGCGAGCCGATCGGCGCCACCGACCTGAACCTGAAGGCCGCCATCGCCGGCGAGACGCACGAGTACACCGACATGTACCCGGGCATGGCGCGCACCGCCCGCGAGGAAGGCTTCGACGAGATCGCCGACTGGTTCGAGACCCTGGCGAAGGCCGAGAAGAGCCACGCCGGCCGCTTCCAGAAGGCCCTCGACAGCCTGAACAGCTAA
- a CDS encoding heterodisulfide reductase-related iron-sulfur binding cluster has product MKEGSLEAPTRHPLAWTDPDFYDEAKLDEELRRVFDICHGCRRCFNLCDSFPRLFDLIDESESGELDSVSSADFKPVVDACTLCDMCFLTKCPYVPPHEFNLDFPHLMLRYRAVERKKQGTPFVEKQVTETDRNGKLAAPVAGIANWATDLKNGTTRGLMEKAGGIDKRAALPKFHSKTFTRAAKSDVPEVNTAAPAYGRKAALYATCFVNYNNPDTGMAARRVLAKNGVETEVVYPSCCGMPQLEQGDIESVAKKARSVAQEMKPWIDKGYDIVALTPSCALMLKFEWPLIVPDDEDVKRLSAATKDISEYVVDIAKKEGLAEGIQALDGGVTVHIACHARAQNIGQKAAEMLRLIPDTKVSVIERCSGHGGSWGIFKENFDIALKVGKPVARQALKEANKYVVSECPLAGLHILQGMEEIEKDAAIPSQSEHPIELVAKAYGL; this is encoded by the coding sequence ATGAAGGAAGGCAGTCTCGAGGCGCCGACCCGCCACCCGCTGGCCTGGACCGACCCGGATTTCTATGATGAGGCGAAGCTCGACGAGGAGCTGCGCCGGGTATTCGACATCTGCCATGGCTGCCGCCGCTGCTTCAATCTGTGCGACAGCTTCCCCCGCCTGTTCGACCTGATCGACGAATCGGAATCGGGCGAGCTGGATTCCGTCAGCTCGGCGGACTTCAAGCCGGTCGTGGACGCCTGCACGCTGTGTGACATGTGCTTCCTGACCAAGTGTCCCTATGTGCCGCCGCACGAGTTCAACCTGGACTTCCCGCACCTGATGCTGCGCTACCGCGCCGTCGAGCGGAAGAAGCAGGGCACGCCCTTCGTCGAGAAGCAGGTCACCGAGACCGACCGCAATGGCAAGCTGGCCGCTCCCGTCGCCGGCATCGCCAACTGGGCGACCGATCTGAAGAACGGCACGACCCGAGGCCTGATGGAGAAGGCCGGCGGCATCGACAAGCGCGCCGCGCTGCCGAAGTTCCATTCCAAGACCTTCACCCGCGCCGCCAAGAGCGACGTGCCGGAGGTCAATACGGCCGCCCCGGCCTACGGCCGCAAGGCGGCGCTCTACGCCACCTGCTTCGTGAACTACAACAATCCCGACACCGGCATGGCCGCGCGCCGGGTGCTGGCGAAGAACGGTGTCGAGACCGAGGTGGTCTACCCGTCCTGCTGCGGCATGCCGCAGCTGGAACAGGGCGACATCGAATCGGTGGCGAAGAAGGCGCGATCCGTCGCCCAGGAAATGAAGCCCTGGATCGACAAGGGCTACGACATCGTGGCGCTGACGCCGTCCTGCGCACTGATGCTGAAATTCGAATGGCCGCTGATCGTGCCGGATGATGAGGATGTGAAGCGGCTGTCAGCGGCGACGAAGGATATCAGCGAGTACGTCGTCGATATCGCCAAGAAGGAAGGGCTGGCTGAGGGCATCCAGGCGCTGGATGGCGGTGTCACCGTCCATATCGCCTGCCATGCCCGCGCCCAGAATATCGGCCAGAAGGCAGCCGAGATGCTGCGCCTGATCCCGGACACCAAGGTCTCGGTGATCGAGCGCTGCTCCGGCCATGGCGGCTCCTGGGGTATCTTCAAGGAGAATTTCGACATCGCCCTGAAGGTCGGAAAGCCGGTTGCCCGGCAGGCGCTGAAGGAGGCGAACAAATATGTCGTCTCCGAATGCCCGCTGGCCGGCCTGCACATTCTGCAGGGGATGGAGGAGATCGAGAAGGACGCCGCCATTCCCAGCCAGTCCGAACACCCCATCGAGCTGGTCGCCAAGGCCTACGGGCTGTGA
- a CDS encoding DUF3501 family protein → MMPATAKQITHADILPLPDYMKIRKERRSAVVALKKNRRLAVGPHATFYFENFETMLSQVQEMLYIEKGGDEQVEDELSAYNPLIPQGRELVATVMFEIDDEVRRRRVLATLGGIEHQMFIKVGGETVKGVAEDDLDRTTADGKASSVQFVHFPFTEAQIAAFRKPGAEVVLGFSHENYPHMTVMPEAVREALAKDFD, encoded by the coding sequence ATGATGCCTGCTACGGCAAAGCAGATCACGCACGCGGATATCCTGCCGCTGCCTGACTACATGAAGATCCGCAAGGAGCGCCGCAGCGCCGTCGTGGCGCTGAAGAAGAACCGGCGCCTGGCGGTCGGCCCGCACGCTACCTTCTATTTCGAGAATTTCGAGACTATGCTGAGCCAGGTTCAGGAGATGCTCTACATCGAGAAGGGCGGCGATGAGCAGGTCGAGGACGAGCTGAGCGCCTACAACCCGCTGATCCCGCAGGGGCGCGAGCTGGTCGCCACGGTGATGTTCGAGATCGATGACGAGGTGCGCCGTCGCCGTGTGCTGGCCACCCTCGGTGGCATCGAACACCAGATGTTCATCAAGGTCGGTGGCGAGACCGTGAAGGGTGTCGCCGAGGACGATCTCGACCGCACCACGGCGGACGGCAAGGCATCCTCCGTGCAGTTCGTGCATTTCCCCTTCACCGAGGCGCAGATCGCGGCCTTCCGCAAGCCGGGCGCCGAGGTGGTGCTGGGCTTCAGCCACGAGAATTACCCGCACATGACGGTGATGCCCGAAGCGGTGCGCGAGGCGCTGGCGAAGGATTTCGACTGA
- the cysK gene encoding cysteine synthase A, whose translation MSGQQADFRGKIYDSILDTIGATPLVRVNRLAEAHGVQAEIIGKLEFFNPLASVKDRIGFAMIDAAEKAGALKPGAVIVEPTSGNTGIALAFVAAAKGYRLILTMPESMSVERRKMLKLLGAELELTPADKGMKGAIAKAEEIVAATPGAFMPQQFKNAANPAIHRVTTAEEIWTDTAGTADVLISGVGTGGTLTGVSEVLKQRKPGFLTVAVEPEDSPVLSGGQPGPHKIQGIGAGFVPDILQTGLIDEIVRIGNETAMKTAREAARLEGLPVGISSGAALAAAIEVGKRPEMAGKRIVAIIPSFAERYLSTALFDGL comes from the coding sequence ATGTCAGGGCAGCAGGCAGACTTTCGCGGCAAGATCTATGACAGCATCCTGGACACCATCGGCGCGACGCCGCTGGTCCGGGTGAACCGGCTGGCCGAGGCGCATGGCGTGCAGGCCGAGATCATCGGCAAGCTGGAATTCTTCAACCCGCTGGCCTCGGTGAAGGACCGCATCGGCTTCGCCATGATCGATGCCGCCGAGAAGGCGGGCGCGCTGAAGCCGGGCGCGGTCATTGTCGAGCCGACCTCCGGCAATACCGGCATCGCGCTGGCCTTCGTGGCGGCCGCCAAGGGCTACCGGCTGATCCTGACCATGCCGGAGAGCATGTCGGTCGAGCGCCGCAAGATGCTGAAGTTGCTGGGCGCCGAGCTTGAGCTGACCCCCGCCGACAAGGGCATGAAGGGCGCCATCGCCAAGGCGGAGGAGATTGTCGCCGCCACGCCGGGTGCCTTCATGCCGCAACAGTTCAAGAATGCCGCCAACCCGGCGATCCATCGTGTCACCACAGCGGAGGAAATCTGGACCGATACCGCCGGCACGGCGGATGTGCTGATCAGCGGTGTGGGCACCGGCGGCACGCTGACCGGCGTGTCCGAGGTGCTGAAGCAGCGTAAGCCCGGCTTCCTGACCGTTGCGGTGGAGCCGGAGGACAGCCCGGTGCTGTCCGGCGGCCAGCCGGGCCCGCACAAGATTCAGGGCATTGGTGCGGGCTTCGTGCCGGACATCCTGCAGACCGGCCTGATCGACGAGATCGTCCGCATCGGCAACGAGACGGCGATGAAGACGGCGCGCGAGGCGGCCCGGCTGGAAGGGCTGCCGGTCGGCATCTCCTCGGGTGCCGCTCTGGCCGCCGCCATTGAGGTCGGCAAGCGGCCGGAGATGGCGGGCAAGCGCATCGTCGCCATCATCCCGTCTTTCGCCGAGCGCTACCTCTCGACCGCCCTGTTCGACGGGCTGTAA
- a CDS encoding glycerophosphodiester phosphodiesterase family protein, translating to MEFPRIVGHRGAAALAPENTLAGFRKAAEAGAKMVELDAKLSADGIVICHHDNVLGRTNNGEGPVAEQSFAALRALDAGGWFGPDFAGERIPTLAEALELIAELGMGVNVEIKPCPGRERETAAATVKIVQENWKSDAPFQFSSFKPAALEVALAEASDLSRGYLTDDFKEGWLEDAARLKSVSVNGNFRRYTKERIDAVHAVGMKALAYTVNEPADAARLLADGMDILVTDCPDKLLAL from the coding sequence ATGGAATTTCCGAGGATTGTCGGCCATCGCGGGGCCGCCGCGCTGGCGCCGGAGAACACGCTGGCCGGCTTCCGCAAGGCCGCCGAGGCCGGTGCCAAAATGGTGGAGCTGGATGCCAAGCTGAGCGCCGACGGCATTGTCATCTGCCACCACGACAATGTGCTGGGGCGAACCAACAATGGCGAGGGGCCAGTGGCGGAGCAGAGCTTCGCCGCGCTGCGCGCGCTGGATGCCGGCGGCTGGTTCGGCCCGGATTTCGCGGGCGAGCGCATCCCGACCCTGGCCGAAGCGCTGGAACTGATCGCCGAGCTCGGCATGGGCGTGAATGTCGAGATCAAGCCCTGCCCCGGCCGCGAACGCGAGACCGCCGCCGCCACGGTAAAGATCGTACAGGAGAACTGGAAGAGTGATGCCCCCTTCCAGTTCTCCAGCTTCAAGCCGGCGGCGCTGGAAGTGGCACTGGCCGAGGCGTCGGACCTGTCGCGCGGCTATCTGACGGACGATTTCAAGGAAGGCTGGCTGGAGGATGCGGCGCGGCTGAAGTCGGTCAGTGTGAACGGCAATTTCCGCCGCTACACGAAGGAACGGATCGACGCGGTCCATGCCGTCGGCATGAAGGCGCTGGCCTATACGGTCAACGAGCCGGCGGATGCCGCCCGCCTGCTGGCGGACGGCATGGATATCCTGGTCACCGACTGCCCGGACAAGCTGCTGGCGCTGTAG